A genome region from Osmerus mordax isolate fOsmMor3 chromosome 27, fOsmMor3.pri, whole genome shotgun sequence includes the following:
- the igfbp1a gene encoding insulin-like growth factor-binding protein 1a, protein MSGLSVQFVAAAAVCSLLVTVTLGSPVLGPEPIRCAPCTPEKLSECPAVAPGCAEVLREPGCGCCLACALKAGDLCGIYTAPCGSGLKCTPRPGDSRPLHSLTRGQAFCTVSIEPERSPEPPNQELEEHDAEMENAASVTDPGYSFYVPGHSKPFDPRAAADAQESLKAKLNSISKKLVEQGPCHVELQRALEKIVKSQQKLGDKLTRFYLPNCDKHGLYKAKQCESFLDGQRGRCWCVSSWNGKKVLGSNDLTGDSECP, encoded by the exons ATGAGTGGATTATCTGTTCAATTCGTCGCGGCGGCAGCGGTGTGCTCTCTTCTGGTCACAGTGACGCTGGGGTCCCCGGTGTTGGGGCCAGAGCCGATCCGATGCGCCCCTTGCACTCCGGAGAAGCTGAGCGAGTGTCCGGCGGTGGCTCCCGGCTGTGCCGAGGTGTTACGGGAACCGGGTTGCGGATGCTGCCTCGCTTGTGCCCTCAAGGCGGGAGACCTTTGCGGCATCTACACGGCACCATGCGGGTCCGGTTTGAAGTGTACCCCTAGACCCGGAGACTCCCGGCCGCTGCATTCCCTCACTCGCGGACAAGCTTTCTGCACGGTCAGCATCGAGCCTGAACGGAGTCCCGAGCCCCCAAATCAAG AGCTGGAAGAGCATGACGCGGAGATGGAGAACGCAGCCAGCGTGACAGACCCCGGCTACAGCTTCTATGTCCCCGGTCATAGCAAGCCCTTCGACCCGCGTGCCGCCGCAGACGCCCAAGAGAGCTTGAAAGCCAAACTCAATTCCATCAGCAAGAAACTGGTTGAGCAG GGACCCTGTCACGTAGAACTGCAGAGAGCTCTGGAGAAGATTGTCAAGTCACAGCAGAAACTGGGAGATAAGCTGACCAGATTCTACCTCCCCAATTGTGACAAACATGGCCTCTACAAAGCCAAGCAG TGTGAGTCCTTTTTGGACGGCCAGAGGGgcaggtgttggtgtgtgtcctcCTGGAACGGGAAGAAGGTCCTCGGATCCAACGATCTGACCGGAGACTCCGAGTgtccttag